GATActttttcttgccactgacgatgtgcaatttcATGACAACAATTCAAATCAGCAGAAGAACGTGCatgctcggttggccgacggcgtagcggcCTTACGACGTATTGTTGTTTTGCTCgactgggttcgaatccaggttgtgaatcttttaataattgtatgttcttttatgtatttcttcatacgtggcggtgatgtagtgctcacttatgcaatcttaatcgctgcaatggatatgggatgcaacattttcagcaatacgTTTGCGAacgtgtgacgaatcaggtgaccgaggcagacaacatctgccgctgttagaataacaaacacgcacgcgtggGCAAACCAGTacgttcaaaaaccagtaggcacgtaacaccgggacCACTCACACGAATGACATCACCTCTTTATAGACGTGTGACGTCATGTCAAGTAGGCGCTGTATTCCACACAAGTTGAGCTGTCCCGGTGGGTGTGATATGAATGATTAGCCGTGACTGAGCGGTCATTACTCCAATGGAAAAAGCCGATTAGCTGTCACTGGGGCAATAGAACCACAATATGGCGCGCGGGTATTGATTCGACTTCTATGTGAATATGAACGATGAGATGAGACGGCGATCGGGGCCTTCCTCGCGATTGGTCCGTGGGCTCAATAACCGAACTGAACCAGAGAGAGGCGCAGAGGAATACAATAATAAACCTTCTCACCCAAAACAGGATGTTGAATCCGAAGATGAAGTATTTGATGCAGCAGCTGACGTCGTTGCCTTTGTACTGATTCCCCGACATGTTTGAGGGGAGGAACACGGCCTGCTTTACAGGCTTTGTGTGCGGGGTGGAACAGGTTCAGCGCTGCGGGGAGGCATTACCACCGGGTCCGCTTCGAACCTTCTCACAGCCGGCTGCCAATCCGCATCGGGAGCATGTCGCCGGCCCCTGGAAGCGTGCACACGCGGAGTCGCGGAAGGTGGAGAGCGGGCGTAACGCGGGAATccgcagaataaaaaaagatccgCTATTTTCTGGGCGAATTGCGCCTGGAGGAGGCGTGCCGCTGCTGCGGGAGCTCGTCGACGATTGGCTGGAAAAAAAATCGAGCGACTGAAGATGTAACCAATCATGTTCAAGGAAAGATGGGCAACTTCCTGTGTCCTAAATGGTATAGGCTGTAGTTTAGACCTGAGGGGtattgcacgaaacccggaTATGGGATTAAGTCgggctatccaggttatcctggaggaatttagctccgacttggttgcacgaaagcacGTTGAATTAAACgtggccaagtaaccatggcgatttattctttgaagctagcctgctccagaccaggctaagagccaggctaagattaacCCTGTAGCCTCATGTGTTAAACCAGCTGCCGCTTTGACCCGAAACAAACAACGTTATTCCGTTGGTTTCTGAATGCGTTCTGATTTAGTAACATGCGTCACTTGTCATAGACTGCTGTGGGACTTTCACTTTCTataataatccatgttttataaATGCACATCACTGATTCAGCTTCTTCCCTGGAGTTTGTTGTGCTTTCTCACCTTGCAGATCTCCATAAATGATAGTCCTtttggaccctggtcctgactcctcCCTAACCCTTGGACACCTACTGCtagggtgcccccccccccccccccccgtcccttgAAATACGCAAAGGGCTGTAGTGGAAGGTAAACGCCATTTACGCTCCTCTGGAATTTTGGAAATAGCTTTTACGCACCTGTAAATAGCGTTTACCCACCTCGAAGTGGCATTTACGCACCTCAAAGTTCCCCGTACCTTGTATTCTTCCGTTGGAACAATCCAAAATAAATTtggtgtcattttaaaacacctAAGACCACGTTGCATATTGTTGAACATATAAACGCTGTAGTCTGAATTATTTTCATCTGCGCTGTATGGTCTGTGACCCTCCAATCAGTGCCCACAGTGATTGGCtgaactgcttcttagacccgccgcaTTGGGACCTTGCCCCGAGTCCAGATGAGACATGCGTATGTGCAGGAAAAACATATTGTGCGCAGATatattaatttacaaataatactGGGTgtattccatgtttcaaaaacagaaatagacacatattgactatttgtaaaatttatttttagtataatttaaaaaacatcataatctatgttttttttttattgctcaaAGTGGGGCCatgccccattgccctctatggaaAAGCCGCCACTGTTTTTTAGCTTAGCTGCTTAAAAGCGTGTTTAACTATTCTTTAATTGGCtacatatttttgtttctctgagattttgagaatttaaaaaagaaatataatgtTGTAGTACAGTTACTCACTTTATACACTGGAGGCTCACATGATGGGTAAACTGCTTTCTTAATCTGCTTTCTAAACCCTATGGTTTAGTACAGTTTAGTTTTAGTCTTTCTTCTCAGAATGATCAGAATTGTATTGTTACTTGAAATGACCAAATTATCTTATGGAAATGCTTACAAACCTTGAATTGCACATTCATTTCATACGCTCATTTCAAGTAATGccctaaagaaaaagaaaatacatataACAAAGAAGCAGACAAAGAAGCTTTATTGTTGTTTAAGTTTTGTCCATTTCAAAGTTACAATACTTTACCTTCCCAATTTTGTTATGAAACATCCACTTTATCAGCGGTGGATCGGATATGTTTGACGAAAAGGCGTAATCATCCGGACCCTAGCAGCGGTCACATTGTTAACTGTGGTGGGGGTGTGACTGGTAAAGCACCAGTAAAGGTTCTCTCAGGGAGCCTCTCTTCAGACAGTAAAGACTCTGTGTTAGGGCTTCATGAAGGACCAGACTGCCAGTCTCGTCCGTGTAACGCAGCTGAAAGCCCACCACCTCAAGAGGCTTCATAGGCATTACAGCTGACACATCAAACACATCATATCCAGATGAAGATTGCTGATCCAGGGATAGTTGTCTCTCCTCCATGGCGGGATTCTCCACCAAAGTGCCCTTGAAAGCTGAGGCACTGTGCAAGGCGACAGTTATACTGATGGGATTGGGGTGCAGTGTCTTCCTGTACATAACCAGCTCTGCAGCCAGCATAGAGGGGTTCAGGCCGCTGGCATTGAACCAGATCCATCCCGAAGGAGCTTGATGTGGACCTGGGTGATACAAGGAATAAAAAGTGAGGGTACATATTTGTTAAGACTTCAGGACAAGGCTCTTAATCAAAGGATCTcgggaatgtgtttttttcctttaaaggtTCTGTGTATGACATTATACAACTACATGAAATGCTCTAGACCCTAATAATGCAACAGCATTCAAAAAGGTGTTaccagaaaaaacatttttttctcataaaaacaAGTTTATGGTCTTAATCTCTAATTTGTGTTAATTCAGttaattatggtccatttagggtcaaacagaccatgaagcagggtcTGCTTTAGGGGGGGTTTACTGTGAATGACAGGTTGCCGATACATCGGGCGTCACTGCATCACTGCTGCGCATTTCAAATATGGTTACACCGTGGCCATGCTGAACAATGATCTCTTTATAGCAGCTGTACACCAATAAGTGAGGTCACCTTAACTACATCCACTTCTTATACACAGCTTGTTTGCGTTCACAATACTATTATGACGCTGATGCTCAACATGCTCGGCAAACCCAAGAAATTGAAgattttttgaaaaacaaaatcccaTTCAAGTCAATATAAAACGGATAGAGTGGCATTTTGGGGACGCCTAACAGGTTGCCACAGAGGCCAGTGATGTGGCACAATTGAAAAGGTTTCATAAAACTATATACAGTAGTTGTAATTATgtgaagaaaaagttaacacatttaaaacaaatggcatttcatttcaaatcctTACCAACTACACTCCGAAAACTCTGCACCACCGTTCCATCTGAACCCCCAAAGTCCTGATTCTCCAGTGAGTCCAATTGCTGATAGATCCCTCTCATGTAAGGATGTGGCTTGGCCTGATGACTCGCAGACACTTTATTGATATGTAGCATTTCCAAAATGTCTTTGTTGCGCCTCTGGTCGTCCTCTGTATCTCTGCGATGATCCATCACCAGCGAACCTGTGACAGAGAACAGCAGGAGGAAGACAAGCGTTATATCAGAAAATCCAAAACAAACTCCTCGGAACATTCTGAGTTCCGATTATTTCCAACCAGTCTCGTATGATTCTTTATCTgcacttctctttctttcaaagtgCAGTTGGAATTTCCACTTGACAGGCTATTGTAACAGCGTGGTCCCTGATAGGTATGCCGGAACCACAGGGGCTGTCAGGACCCGGTGAACCCATCCCATTCTGAAGCTGAGGAATGTTTCTTTTAACAAGCACCACCAAGGACTGCACTGAGCCACAGTCCTGCTACATCTGGGCTGATGCATGGTCCGCTGAACAATTAAAATCCTATTACAATTACTATCTATTTGTCTTTCTATTTATATAGAAACCTGCCACCATTTAGCTGAGATTGTGGTCAAAAATAGAGTATAGGAAAAGATAATGCTAGCGTACATTCAGTGAACCTCATTCTCCAACGGTCTCCAGGCAGATTAGCAGATTAGATAACTACAACTGTGCCGCTGCCGAATTACAGAACAAAATTCCAGGTCAACATCAGTTAGCTGTGTTTGCCAGCCTACCAAACGTTGCTGGTTCTACAAATATGAATCAAAGAGTTGGCTTTAAGTCTTACATGTTATATTCTGCATTACCACTGCTGATTCTATGGTATTTGGAATGACTGATGTTTTCTCGCAAAATCAGAGTCTGAATCCAAGTCTTAGCCACAATTTTTTGGTTGGGAAATTaagtttaatttgattaaagttgACTACGGTTTGCTACAATTTACTTGAAGAAACTAGATTTACcaccttttaaaatgtaaattaccACTATAAACCCCCAAATCAAGACTACATATGATGTATAGCAGATGTTACTAACTGGCGGACCGGGGtccggacccagaagccgtcccatccagacccggaccaaaagctaaaaaaagacgGTTATGATTTAAACGTGACACTGGtcgtctttacggtagtggcttaaagcacaggaaaaactagatCCTAATTCTTCCACTTACCAAAAAAAGTGGGAGAATggatatatacattatatattctattaaactgttcaattgttaaatagtgtttatatttattatctATAAATTCCAGAGACTGTACAGTCTAAATGGGAAGCACAAAAGGGGAAATTTAAGCTTTTCTTCCCCTGATTTCTTTGTGAATTGCCACGCTATggcaggagctaccatacacgtTAGTCGTTGCCAAGGGCACATCGACATGGACACCAGCAGGGCCAGGGATTAATCCGCCGATCCTCTCTTTGAAGGAAAACCCTGGTCTCCACTGAGCCACTGCTGCCCTGTGATACTATAACATAGGACACCGACTGGCTGGCTATtggttcatttcagaaaatctGATGAGAACAACTGACATGCAACTAAACATAAATTCTGTTTTATAggtgtaatgtaataatatctTGCTACAAGCCCCAAACAAAGGGGAAGCATTTGCACCCACCCCACTACAGGATCCTGACAACAGTcaagttatatatataaaaaaaaatagtaggGCAAGAGAATGCAAAATGCTATTTCATAATCCTAGTGTGACCAGTACAGTTggtgattttgtttgtttatttgactAAGTGTGACATAAAAGTATCATCAGTAGATCTATATGAGCCCCAGTTTCTCTCCCTTGCAGTTTTTGTGCACTGGTCAACCTCTTATCTTTGCCCCTTTCTGTTAACTAATGACAAAGTTGCTCCTTAAACCAGGGGGCTCTTTGGACAATACTTTGATCTCAGAGATAGCAGTGTTTGTCTCTTGGTTTTTCGGATCCCACGGCATACCACAGTCagcctctgtccctccctctttccccacTACTCATCTCCTGCTCTCTTGTGGGTGGAGTTTCTGAGGAGCCAGCCGGATCCTGTCAAGGAGGGAGTTGCAGTTGGAAGCAGAGGAGAGCAGACAGGTAAGAAAGAGGACAAAGGGACAGATGTGGTGCGATCAGGTAAGggcatgtctttgtgtgtgatcTCTGCTGGAGACTTTTCCTCTTCGGGAACAAAATAAGAATTCTCACTGTCAtttcttcctcatcctcctttttTGTGGGATTTTCTACCCGATGGCTGGTTTATGAACTCTTTACTTATTTCCTCTCATTTGTACCTCATCAAGTTATAAATCGGCCTCAGCTGCATTATTCACAACTGCAGTAGATGTCATTTAACGACACAGCCAGATATACATATAATGGAATTTGGTTTTCTATGATTGTGTATTTAAtagaatattcatttttaaactgcAAAACACACTTTCACGCAATCGTCTCATTAGTTTTTGGCAGTTAGGAAGTTGTGGAAACTTCTTAGATACTGGACGGCAGCTGAGTGTTATCATGTTATCATGTTTTCAGGAGAATTCCTTCCTTTTCCCCAATGGCTTGTATTTCTTTGAAAATTGCTGGCTGCTAGGGACCCTGTCATTATTAAGATGAGAAGAAAGAACTGTGAATAGATGGAACAGACATTCCCAGCTGTGGCATACACCCACTTGTTACATGACGAATCGCATTCCCTCACcacagtgtgttttttgatcattacttttttgttttgggaaAAGAATGGGCTTTTCCAGAGGAATGGAAGCGTTACTGACGATGTAATCATGAGATGTTATTAGATCTTAATAACTATTGATTATTATCCCTAGCTTGCGCTTTAGTGTAAACAGACAGCACATGTTCTTATAGTCAAAGCGAATGTGTTGTCCCCCactctttttttgaaaaaaaatggccAAAATTTTACTCAATGTTAAAATGTATAGTTGTATGCTATGCATACTTAACCCTGTGTGACTTAACCCAATGATGCTCCCTACACTGATAACACAGCCTACCAATGGTAGAGGCTACCGTGCAGAATGTATAAACAGGAAAAAGACGTAGCCGTCTTGATGTCATCTATTGGTTTGTTGACAGAGGCCTTTTGTCCTCAAGTTTAGCATTTTGGTCATTGTCACCTTGTTTGGCAAACAGTGAGAGCAAGTGACCAAATGTGGATGCTGAGGACTGGCGTATATGCTCCATATATACGGCTCTGGTAAcagcctgtcaatcagcgtgtgtACCCGCCCTTGACTCTAAATGGATCTAGatgtactaaatgaacatcatgctgtattgaagaaaatTGAGAACATAAACTCGTATTTACAATTTTCACTGAGGGAATATATCAAGAGAGAAGtcaagtcattttctcatagagaTCTATGGGGCCAGAAGATTTCCCCCCTGCTGGTCTctagagagaatgcaggttaAAGGCACCTTTGCCTTGGCTTCACTCGTGAGAGGTGGATTTTGCTGCCTGGAGATAAAGCAGTAAAAATCCAAAggctattattatattattaatattttgaaTCCTTTCTTAACTTGTTCCAACCTCTTGGTTCTGCTTGGTTCTGCACTACAGGGTTTTTGGTTAGCTAATATTTATGTGTAAAACATGTGGAGTGCCTCAATAAGAAGGGTGGGAATGAGTTGGGAGAGTAGTGCAACAacacagatgtttgttttactcTCTGGATTAGGGAGTGCATGTTGTACTATGCACTAAGAGTTTAGGGGAATGTAAGTCAAGCCTGTCAGTAGAACTGCTGGTTCTGACTGTCAACAGATGTGGAACTCCCCCAAATGACATGGCAGTAAAGAAAACATGTGAGGTTAATTCAAGGGCCTTTGCCCATCAAGGACTTAAATACACAACCAGTCAGGAAATTGGACAGCTTTCATAGATGCATCTTATTGACATTAGATTCTATAGTGACTGTAATGTGAAGCTCTGCCAAAACAGGAAAAGGATCAACTGCAAACAGGGTCAGAACCCTGAGGATGATCCAGGCAGCTTAACGTTAGAACATTTCCCAGCACGCTCACCTCAAGTCTCCAGCCTCGCTAACGGGACTCAAATCAATCAGTGGGTTTTTCAAATCAGATGAGTGAGGCCTCTGCGGCATTTTAATCATATCAGTGACATGAAGTCATTTCGTATGTAACAATGCCAGATCAAGTGTTATCTGCTAAAATGTGATCCCCACTCAGCTGTGGTTTGCTCTACTTCTCAGTACTCACaaagaagaatacatttttcctTCGActgaatgtttatttgaaattagattttattgtggaattaaaaaaacactacagcAGGAGTGTGGTCCAATATTGATATTATGTTATCAAGCTTGGCTCTCAACGGTATTACAGCTCATCCCAAAATGTTGGGTTGAGGTCAGGAACCAACTAGCAACCATGCAAACCAAACCGGTTCTTCCACACAACAGCATTGTCATGTTGAAACGATACCAAAGTTGGAAAATGTAACTATATATAAGATGTCCCTCTATTGCATTGGAGGAT
This sequence is a window from Pungitius pungitius chromosome 1, fPunPun2.1, whole genome shotgun sequence. Protein-coding genes within it:
- the LOC119223206 gene encoding uncharacterized protein LOC119223206; the encoded protein is MFRGVCFGFSDITLVFLLLFSVTGSLVMDHRRDTEDDQRRNKDILEMLHINKVSASHQAKPHPYMRGIYQQLDSLENQDFGGSDGTVVQSFRSVVGPHQAPSGWIWFNASGLNPSMLAAELVMYRKTLHPNPISITVALHSASAFKGTLVENPAMEERQLSLDQQSSSGYDVFDVSAVMPMKPLEVVGFQLRYTDETGSLVLHEALTQSLYCLKRGSLREPLLVLYQSHPHHS